One segment of Falco peregrinus isolate bFalPer1 chromosome 4, bFalPer1.pri, whole genome shotgun sequence DNA contains the following:
- the WDR73 gene encoding WD repeat-containing protein 73 isoform X3 produces the protein MGPGEPCLCSWVWTVWWERDPAAAPTANTAGEGDPGPVSRERFQGGMWWIFKPPSVQPEVRARHQLAGDEWPTRQLPPDVIKSVSTIPTENSTGQPWAKIATISARAPWVLHGSRLNSVQITEVESRKNVYMAASSNNEELGGLAFLDCNTLLLCCAKGQLCLADIRQPQSPLEAVSVPSAPCGEQWCMGVGRQPQGSDSSSQPVACLSSGGHLTLTDVRKTSESLASVKCRVPSPSSGAEFLCVSWAPALEGCLAVSGFDGTVHVYNSQSWDSSGKEAEPIFVHKGHVFSRLGSSGGPPPVTVHTWHPQKPRTLLSAASDGSLHVWDWVGECG, from the exons ATGGGCCCGGGGGAACC GTGTCTGTGTAGCTGGGTATGGACAGTCTGGTGGGAACGagatcctgcagctgctcccaccGCCAACACTGCAGGCGAAGGAGACCCAG GGCCTGTGTCCAGAGAGAGATTTCAAGGTGGAATGTGGTGGATTTTCAAACCGCCCAGTGTACAGCCTGAAGTTCGTGCCAGACACCAG cTTGCTGGTGACGAGTGGCCCACCAGACAGCTCCCTCCAG ATGTTATTAAATCTGTAAGCACCATACCTACAGAAAATAGCACTGGACAACCTTGGGCTAAAATTGCAACCATTTCGGCCAGAGCCCCGTGGGTCCTTCACGGCTCAAGACTCAACAGCGTCCAAATTACAGAGGTTGAATCAAGGAAAAATGTCTACATGGCAG CCTCCAGCAACAACGAGGAGCTGGGCGGCCTGGCCTTTCTGGATTGCAACACGTTGCTCCTCTGTTGTGCCAAGGGGCAACTGTGCCTGGCCGACATTCGGCAGCCGCAGAGTCCCTTGGAGGCTGTGTCCGTCCCCTCCGCGCCGTGTGGCGAGCAGTGGTGCATGGGAGTCGGGCGCCAACCTCAAGGCTCTGACTCAAGCTCCCAGCCCGTAGCTTGCCTCTCAAGCGGAGGGCACCTCACCCTAACAGATGTGAGAAAAACCTCCGAGTCCTTGGCCTCAGTAAAGTGCAGAGTTCCCTCTCCCAGCTCAGGTGCGGAGTTCCTCTGTGTCTCCTGGGCTCCTGCGCTGGAAGGCTGCCTTGCTGTTTCAG GTTTTGATGGGACCGTGCACGTGTACAACTCgcagagctgggacagctcTGGCAAGGAAGCAGAACCGATCTTTGTTCACAAAGGCCATGTATTCAGCAGACTGGGCAGCAGCGGAGGTCCTCCCCCGGTCACCGTGCACACTTGGCATCCGCAGAAACCAAGAACTTTACTGTCGGCAGCAAGCGACGGTTCCCTGCACGTCTGGGACTGGGTTGGGGAGTGTGGGTAG
- the WDR73 gene encoding WD repeat-containing protein 73 isoform X2 — translation MEAGGAGEEEEEAAAADEWLLQSLRLYGDLHTFELQAPTRLIEWARGNRVCVAGYGQSGGNEILQLLPPPTLQAKETQGLCPERDFKVECGGFSNRPVYSLKFVPDTSLLVTSGPPDSSLQRLHLFQIDVIKSVSTIPTENSTGQPWAKIATISARAPWVLHGSRLNSVQITEVESRKNVYMAASSNNEELGGLAFLDCNTLLLCCAKGQLCLADIRQPQSPLEAVSVPSAPCGEQWCMGVGRQPQGSDSSSQPVACLSSGGHLTLTDVRKTSESLASVKCRVPSPSSGAEFLCVSWAPALEGCLAVSGFDGTVHVYNSQSWDSSGKEAEPIFVHKGHVFSRLGSSGGPPPVTVHTWHPQKPRTLLSAASDGSLHVWDWVGECG, via the exons ATggaggcggggggcgccggggaggaggaggaggaggcggcggcggcggacgAGTGGCTGCTGCAGTCCCTGCGCCT GTACGGGGACCTGCACACCTTCGAGCTCCAGGCGCCCACCCGCCTTATTGAATGGGCCCGGGGGAACC GTGTCTGTGTAGCTGGGTATGGACAGTCTGGTGGGAACGagatcctgcagctgctcccaccGCCAACACTGCAGGCGAAGGAGACCCAG GGCCTGTGTCCAGAGAGAGATTTCAAGGTGGAATGTGGTGGATTTTCAAACCGCCCAGTGTACAGCCTGAAGTTCGTGCCAGACACCAG cTTGCTGGTGACGAGTGGCCCACCAGACAGCTCCCTCCAG CGCTTACATCTCTTTCAAATAGATGTTATTAAATCTGTAAGCACCATACCTACAGAAAATAGCACTGGACAACCTTGGGCTAAAATTGCAACCATTTCGGCCAGAGCCCCGTGGGTCCTTCACGGCTCAAGACTCAACAGCGTCCAAATTACAGAGGTTGAATCAAGGAAAAATGTCTACATGGCAG CCTCCAGCAACAACGAGGAGCTGGGCGGCCTGGCCTTTCTGGATTGCAACACGTTGCTCCTCTGTTGTGCCAAGGGGCAACTGTGCCTGGCCGACATTCGGCAGCCGCAGAGTCCCTTGGAGGCTGTGTCCGTCCCCTCCGCGCCGTGTGGCGAGCAGTGGTGCATGGGAGTCGGGCGCCAACCTCAAGGCTCTGACTCAAGCTCCCAGCCCGTAGCTTGCCTCTCAAGCGGAGGGCACCTCACCCTAACAGATGTGAGAAAAACCTCCGAGTCCTTGGCCTCAGTAAAGTGCAGAGTTCCCTCTCCCAGCTCAGGTGCGGAGTTCCTCTGTGTCTCCTGGGCTCCTGCGCTGGAAGGCTGCCTTGCTGTTTCAG GTTTTGATGGGACCGTGCACGTGTACAACTCgcagagctgggacagctcTGGCAAGGAAGCAGAACCGATCTTTGTTCACAAAGGCCATGTATTCAGCAGACTGGGCAGCAGCGGAGGTCCTCCCCCGGTCACCGTGCACACTTGGCATCCGCAGAAACCAAGAACTTTACTGTCGGCAGCAAGCGACGGTTCCCTGCACGTCTGGGACTGGGTTGGGGAGTGTGGGTAG
- the WDR73 gene encoding WD repeat-containing protein 73 isoform X1: MEAGGAGEEEEEAAAADEWLLQSLRLYGDLHTFELQAPTRLIEWARGNRVCVAGYGQSGGNEILQLLPPPTLQAKETQGLCPERDFKVECGGFSNRPVYSLKFVPDTSLLVTSGPPDSSLQVWQVSAEDSDVIKSVSTIPTENSTGQPWAKIATISARAPWVLHGSRLNSVQITEVESRKNVYMAASSNNEELGGLAFLDCNTLLLCCAKGQLCLADIRQPQSPLEAVSVPSAPCGEQWCMGVGRQPQGSDSSSQPVACLSSGGHLTLTDVRKTSESLASVKCRVPSPSSGAEFLCVSWAPALEGCLAVSGFDGTVHVYNSQSWDSSGKEAEPIFVHKGHVFSRLGSSGGPPPVTVHTWHPQKPRTLLSAASDGSLHVWDWVGECG; encoded by the exons ATggaggcggggggcgccggggaggaggaggaggaggcggcggcggcggacgAGTGGCTGCTGCAGTCCCTGCGCCT GTACGGGGACCTGCACACCTTCGAGCTCCAGGCGCCCACCCGCCTTATTGAATGGGCCCGGGGGAACC GTGTCTGTGTAGCTGGGTATGGACAGTCTGGTGGGAACGagatcctgcagctgctcccaccGCCAACACTGCAGGCGAAGGAGACCCAG GGCCTGTGTCCAGAGAGAGATTTCAAGGTGGAATGTGGTGGATTTTCAAACCGCCCAGTGTACAGCCTGAAGTTCGTGCCAGACACCAG cTTGCTGGTGACGAGTGGCCCACCAGACAGCTCCCTCCAGGTATGGCAGGTGTCAGCAGAGGACTCTG ATGTTATTAAATCTGTAAGCACCATACCTACAGAAAATAGCACTGGACAACCTTGGGCTAAAATTGCAACCATTTCGGCCAGAGCCCCGTGGGTCCTTCACGGCTCAAGACTCAACAGCGTCCAAATTACAGAGGTTGAATCAAGGAAAAATGTCTACATGGCAG CCTCCAGCAACAACGAGGAGCTGGGCGGCCTGGCCTTTCTGGATTGCAACACGTTGCTCCTCTGTTGTGCCAAGGGGCAACTGTGCCTGGCCGACATTCGGCAGCCGCAGAGTCCCTTGGAGGCTGTGTCCGTCCCCTCCGCGCCGTGTGGCGAGCAGTGGTGCATGGGAGTCGGGCGCCAACCTCAAGGCTCTGACTCAAGCTCCCAGCCCGTAGCTTGCCTCTCAAGCGGAGGGCACCTCACCCTAACAGATGTGAGAAAAACCTCCGAGTCCTTGGCCTCAGTAAAGTGCAGAGTTCCCTCTCCCAGCTCAGGTGCGGAGTTCCTCTGTGTCTCCTGGGCTCCTGCGCTGGAAGGCTGCCTTGCTGTTTCAG GTTTTGATGGGACCGTGCACGTGTACAACTCgcagagctgggacagctcTGGCAAGGAAGCAGAACCGATCTTTGTTCACAAAGGCCATGTATTCAGCAGACTGGGCAGCAGCGGAGGTCCTCCCCCGGTCACCGTGCACACTTGGCATCCGCAGAAACCAAGAACTTTACTGTCGGCAGCAAGCGACGGTTCCCTGCACGTCTGGGACTGGGTTGGGGAGTGTGGGTAG